A window of the Lolium perenne isolate Kyuss_39 chromosome 7, Kyuss_2.0, whole genome shotgun sequence genome harbors these coding sequences:
- the LOC127312725 gene encoding exopolygalacturonase, which produces MATVLKVCFTLYLFAVVCGGHVHGVSNGASGGVYDVTEYGATPGSEDNKDAFVAAWRAACGSTAGNATLLVPAGTFAVGAVEFSGPCKNAPVFVIDGVLRPCTGGCHLSDDAWITFSALTNLLVTGAGTLDGQGGVEKNKPKTTTLELDGVTNSTVRGLRFVDSRGFHVSVHRSSRVAAEGLHIHAPAASHNTDGIHVGFSSHVRITDSVIGTGDDCVSVGPGSTDVVVTGVICGPGHGISVGSLGREEGEEEVRGLVVRNCTVRGTTNGLRIKTWPGSPPGLASNITFEDIAMADVANPIVIDQSYCPHNRCGDDADKPSLVQISDVTFRRIEGTSSSKVAVQLRCSEERPCIGVRLDGVNLRCGDDQPCRAQFANVRGAPALEAPAPGPWVPIDQDARPAPSDTE; this is translated from the exons ATGGCTACCGTCCTCAAGGTCTGTTTCACGCTGTACCTGTTCGCAGTGGTTTGCGGTGGCCACGTACACGGCGTCAGCAATGGCGCTTCCGGCGGCGTCTACGACGTGACGGAGTACGGGGCGACTCCGGGCAGCGAAGACAACAAAGAC GCGTTCGTGGCGGCATGGCGCGCCGCGTGCGGCTCCACGGCCGGCAACGCCACGCTCCTGGTCCCCGCGGGCACATTCGCCGTCGGCGCCGTTGAGTTCTCGGGCCCGTGCAAGAACGCGCCCGTCTTCGTGATCGACGGCGTGCTCCGGCCGTGCACTGGAGGATGCCACTTGTCTGATGATGCCTGGATCACGTTCAGTGCCCTGACCAACCTCCTGGTCACCGGCGCCGGGACCCTCGACGGCCAGGGCGGCGTCGAGAAAAACAAGCCCAAGACGACG ACTCTGGAGCTGGACGGCGTGACGAACTCGACGGTGAGGGGCCTGCGGTTCGTGGACAGCCGGGGGTTCCACGTGAGCGTCCACCGCAGCAGCCGAGTCGCGGCGGAGGGCCTCCACATCCACGCGCCGGCGGCCAGCCACAACACGGACGGCATCCACGTGGGCTTCTCGAGCCATGTCCGCATCACCGACTCGGTGATCGGCACCGGCGACGACTGCGTGTCCGTGGGCCCCGGCTCTACCGACGTGGTGGTGACCGGCGTGATCTGCGGCCCGGGCCATGGCATCAGCGTGGGGAGCCTGGGGAGGGAGGAGGGCGAGGAGGAGGTGCGCGGGCTGGTGGTCCGGAACTGCACGGTGCGCGGCACCACCAACGGGCTGCGCATCAAGACGTGGCCCGGCTCGCCGCCCGGCCTGGCGTCCAACATCACCTTCGAGGACATCGCCATGGCCGACGTCGCCAACCCCATCGTCATCGACCAGAGCTACTGCCCCCACAACCGCTGCGGCGACGACGCCGACAAGCCGTCGCTGGTGCAGATCAGCGACGTGACGTTCCGGAGGATCGAGGGGACGTCGAGCAGCAAGGTGGCGGTGCAGCTGCGCTGCAGCGAGGAGCGGCCGTGCATTGGGGTGCGCCTCGACGGCGTCAACCTCCGGTGCGGCGACGACCAGCCGTGCCGCGCGCAGTTCGCCAACGTTCGGGGGGCACCCGCCCTGGAGGCGCCGGCGCCCGGCCCGTGGGTTCCGATCGACCAAGACGCTCGCCCGGCGCCATCAGACACTGAATGA
- the LOC127316438 gene encoding putative F-box/FBD/LRR-repeat protein At4g03220 yields MERSDDEAKRPKRADVGAEADHFSALPDDLIISILVKLRDAAAACKTSVLARRWLGLWAQLPELHFLHADPDDIRDALNAYRGPELLLLSVVAEDASPESVSAWLPIAARRVTGALRFQNSPSPQRGDDYDDDDLALPCFGTAVEILLHLQVFRLALPANGVFARLTKLYLFGLRLRGPPCGLGDAVSSPRSPCLKFLSVIEVWVLDVLTIHSESLEYLLLEELPELQHLVVKAPALRELAVHNCLDNALTSTELVAGISAPGLESLMWPNLCNPGSVQLGAMPHLRELAIASFQVYGQDNTPAMMNRRLMAVLRRFQSLESLTLSLTYPPDIRTYRFLMGEMGSLPDITFLALHVTSCQHSFGASLSHVLRMCTSIRVLHLYFDAKPEWHKEETVCLSDCICDEPQKWKTEELVLDGLEEVEIFDFGGTEHEVAVVKPLFCWATVLKRMKVNLLYSVTESRGGELRNLFLSFCRPEILLEFRRRGRLF; encoded by the exons ATGgagcgcagcgacgacgaggcCAAGCGACCGAAGCGTGCCGACGTCGGCGCCGAGGCGGACCACTTCAGCGCCCTGCCCGACGACCTTATCATCAGCATCCTCGTCAAGCTccgcgacgccgccgccgcatgcAAGACCAGCGTCCTCGCCCGCCGCTGGCTCGGCCTCTGGGCGCAACTCCCGGAGCTCCATTTCCTCCACGCCGACCCCGACGACATACGCGACGCCCTCAATGCCTACAGAGGGCCGGAGCTCCTCCTGCTCAGCGTCGTCGCGGAGGACGCCTCTCCCGAATCCGTCTCGGCCTGGCTTCCCATCGCCGCGCGGCGCGTCACCGGCGCGCTGCGGTTCCAGAACTCGCCGTCGCCGCAGAGGGGGGACGACTACGACGACGACGACCTGGCGCTCCCGTGCTTCGGGACCGCCGTCGAAATCTTGCTGCATCTACAGGTTTTCAGGCTCGCCTTGCCGGCTAACGGTGTCTTCGCCCGGCTCACCAAACTCTACCTGTTCGGCCTCCGGCTGCGAGGTCCGCCGTGTGGGCTCGGCGATGCCGTCTCGTCACCGCGCTCGCCATGCTTGAAGTTTCTCTCCGTTATTGAAGTCTGGGTTCTCGACGTCCTCACCATCCACTCCGAGTCTCTTGAGTACCTGCTGCTGGAGGAGCTGCCCGAATTGCAGCATCTCGTTGTCAAGGCGCCAGCTCTCCGAGAGTTGGCAGTGCACAATTGCTTGGACAATGCTTTAACATCGACTGAACTAGTTGCCGGCATCTCAGCTCCTGGGCTGGAGTCGCTCATGTGGCCGAATCTCTGTAATCCAGGATCCGTCCAGCTAGGCGCGATGCCACACCTACGAGAGCTTGCCATCGCATCTTTCCAAGTATATGGACAAGACAACACTCCTGCGATGATGAATCGCCGTCTTATGGCTGTCTTGCGGCGCTTCCAAAGCCTCGAAAGCCTTACTCTCAGTCTTACATATCCACCG GACATACGTACCTACAGATTCTTGATGGGAGAAATGGGAAGCCTTCCTGACATTACGTTCTTGGCTCTTCACGTAACATCATGTCAACATTCCTTTGGAGCCAGCTTATCCCATGTTTTAAGGATGTGTACTTCCATAAGAGTCCTGCATCTTTATTTTGATGCCAAGCCTGAATGGCATAAG GAAGAAACTGTGTGCCTATCAGATTGCATTTGTGATGAGCCACAGAAGTGGAAAACCGAGGAACTGGTGCTGGACGGCCTCGAGGAAGTTGAAATCTTCGACTTTGGAGGAACTGAACATGAAGTTGCTGTCGTGAAACCGCTATTCTGTTGGGCAACGGTGCTGAAGAGGATGAAAGTAAATTTACTTTACTCAGTGACTGAAAGCAGAGGTGGAGAGCTCCGCAATTTGTTTCTAAGCTTCTGTAGGCCAGAAATACTTCTGGAATTTAGGAGGCGTGGAAGATTATTTTGA
- the LOC127316437 gene encoding heat stress transcription factor B-2b-like, whose amino-acid sequence MGDLASGETHPPPPPPPAPAPADMAAAGAGQRVLPTPFLNKTYQLVDDPAVDDVISWNADGSTFVVWRPAEFARDLLPKYFKHNNFSSFVRQLNTYGFRKIIPDRWEFANDCFRRGEKRLLVDIHRRKVTPAAAIPMALPVAKRQGSGSPAPSGDEQALSSSTSPEPQSLHQHTPSFSGGSGGDLSLGDENDRLRRENTRLARELGQMKKLCNNIFALMSKYTDAQQQQQPDAANATSAAAASGDTTEATLLTPPSVLDPLPSCPTEDNMSARLFGVCIGRKRMRAHDGEEDPASRAAAEVKPEPMNAQQQHSPTDGHAALAQAWPIYRPRPVHHPFRAACSGSNLSLGYGHAGYNSR is encoded by the exons aTGGGCGACCTGGCCTCCGGCGAGacgcatcctcctcctcctcctcctccggcgccggcgccggcggataTGGCTGCGGCGGGCGCGGGCCAGAGGGTGCTGCCGACGCCCTTCCTCAACAAGACGTACCAGCTCGTGGACGACCCCGCCGTCGACGACGTCATCTCCTGGAACGCCGACGGCTCCACCTTCGTCGTGTGGCGCCCCGCGGAGTTCGCGCGCGACCTCCTACCAAAGTACTTCAAGCACAACAACTTCTCCAGCTTCGTGCGGCAGCTCAACACATAC GGATTCAGGAAGATCATTCCGGACAGGTGGGAGTTCGCCAACGACTGCTTCCGGCGAGGGGAGAAGCGGCTGCTCGTCGACATACACCGCCGGAAGGTGACGCCGGCCGCGGCGATCCCGATGGCGCTACCCGTGGCGAAGCGGCAGGGCTCGGGCTCACCAGCGCCGTCCGGCGACGAGCAGGCGCTGTCCTCGAGCACGTCCCCGGAGCCCCAATCTCTCCATCAACACACACCGTCCTTCTCCGGCGGCTCAGGCGGCGATCTGAGCCTGGGGGACGAGAACGACCGGCTGCGGCGGGAGAACACGCGCCTCGCGCGGGAGCTCGGCCAGATGAAGAAGCTCTGCAACAACATCTTCGCCCTCATGTCCAAGTACACCGAcgcccagcagcagcagcagcccgacgccgccaacgccacctcggccgccgccgcctccggagACACCACGGAGGCCACGCTGCTCACGCCCCCTTCCGTGCTCGACCCCCTGCCCTCCTGCCCGACGGAGGACAATATGAGCGCGAGGCTCTTCGGCGTCTGCATCGGCCGGAAGCGAATGCGCGCCCACGACGGCGAGGAGGACCCCGCCAGCCGAGCGGCGGCGGAGGTGAAGCCGGAGCCGATGAACGCGCAGCAGCAGCACTCCCCGACGGACGGTCACGCGGCGCTGGCGCAAGCCTGGCCCATCTACCGGCCCAGGCCCGTCCACCACCCCTTCCGGGCAGCCTGCAGCGGGTCAAACCTCAGCCTGGGCTACGGCCACGCCGGGTACAACTCAAGGTGA